The DNA sequence GTGAAGTTTAGCATATATCCCTACCAAAGCCACTCATGTACATCGGCATTTACACAGTGGTTAGATCTCAAAATAAATGGTAATCCattcttgttcttttttgtcAATAACATCAGGGAATTCACTTtatatgtattcatttataattTCTGTATAGgtaaaaatgtttgcttttgtcTATTGAGGTCTAAAAACAATGTGGACAGCACTATATACATGACCTGGAGAGCAGAGCGTTGTTGGTCACAATCAAGGTTACAATGACCTCATGTCCGTCTTGTTCTTGAACATGATCTCTAAGGAACGCCCTGAGGGAATCTCTTCAGATTTGGCAAAAACTTGGATTCCAGAGGGATTCACTTGAGAAAGACTGACTGAATCtgacccctctctttctcctgtaTCATTCTACAACAGCCAATGATGCTGGATGGAGATGGAGGCAGCCTGTCACCAGGAAACAAGCCTCACATCTGTGAGCACTGCGCTGCATCGTTCAGAAGCTCCTATCACCTACGCAGACATGTCCTCATTCACACTGGTATGTTTCTGTGCTTCTTTCCTCCACTACCACCATCATCATAGTTTCTCTCTGTCATGTTCcctcttattttttaaatatttttagcTCAAGGAAGAAAATGTTGATGTCATCAGTTAGAAACGTAATGTCGCATTACAGTTCAAGTTTTTACAACACTAGCTTCACATAGTTTTTTTGTGTACCTTACAAGCAAACAGTGAAAAAGCAGTATCTCAGTGGCTTGTCCACAACCAAGTTTTGTCCTCGAAGGCAGTTTTCAgcactgttttgtttatttttccacataTTTTTAGTCTTGTGGTCACAGATATGAACAGACCAGGTGTGGGTCAGCCCCTTGAACATATACGACATTATTTAAACCAAACGAGAAGACAAAACACagctttttttgctttttttgttaaaaacaatgTAAGCTGCAAACTTTAAGAGCTTAGTCTTAAAAAGTCTGTGATGACTGTGATGGAAACTGAGGTCAGTGTGACATTGAACAAGCACAACTTATTTCTGTTTGGTGCGTCAATGCTCTCAGCTCCAGTACTGAATGTTGGCAACGTTGACTAAACTGCTCTTGAACCAGATAGTTTGTCCTCTTCTGCATCCTGTTCTGTGCGACTGACTCTTTGGCTGGAGAAACGTTCTGCATATGCTATAATGGTAGAACTAAACTATGATCAGGAGACACACTTTTTACCTCCCTGTGTGGAAGAGTCATGTCTTCATACTGCAGATTAAAATGGAGGCATTAAGATGTGAGTTTTAAGGGTAAAACATGTCGGTAGGGACAGGAGGTGAGTGTGGGCGGCTGCTTTACAGATGCGCTGGACTGTATCTGGTCAGAGGAGTGAAAACTGTATTTTGAGAgtgtatgaaaatgaaaaatatctttTGAGAAGTTGATGCACTGACCTGATTGATGACTACTCAGTTGTATGATAATGTCCCTAACTGTAACCCTAAATACTTCCTTCTTCTGACTCACTACAGGACTGATGTCCTAATTTTAGAATCGAtcttatgttgtttttgttttacagtggaAACCACTGTAGTGATCACAGATGTATAATCCATATAACTGCATCAAACAGTTTGGGACAGAATCGTTCCTTTACagatgctgtttaaataattcgGTTATAGTGATCAGGTAATCggcttacagtgttcattttgggtcttttcatacataaaCCGTTACAGTTTTTAtcagctctgtcagtaatttactgctcctctctgtatCATTCGTGCTGCACACAGCCAACCGATTTTAGCCACACCGGTTGCACCCTGCTATCTCCCCAGGCTCTCCATATATTGTCTAAGTTAaaaaattctgttgtttttacccagtctgatTTTACACGTGTccgatgacactgtttgtgtgtgtgagagtgcgtgtgtcggtgtgtgtgtgtttgtgttagcatgcgagagagcgagagagggagaggggggacgCGAGAGAGGACGAGTCAGCTGGACGTGCTGATCAATGCGTGTGCAGcaatgaagaaagatttgactcattaaagaaaagtattgatcattatgtgatgagaAGTGAGCAGCCGAGCCTGTGTGTGGGCATACACGAGTGCGCACGTTATtggcaaacatgcaaacacttCAATCGTCATTAAATTCAGATATGTGACAAAAAAGTTTCTCTAAATTCAGACTATGATGCTGTGTACATAGATTCAAGTTTTCTTTCACAAGTCTTGGTTGTATAAAGACAGTCTTACAAACACCTGTGAAATGCAATGCAATCCATTGCATGAGCCTCACAACACATGCTCCATTCcaagtgtttgtttattgtagGTTTAACTGTGTATTGCTTTGGTTTGTGCTACGGTGTGCAGGTGCTTGTTGTTCTGGTCCTGGCTCCTCACAGAAGGGTATTGACCATCAAAGCGAGACCAGATTGTAACTGTATGaatctctgtggttttatttcagGTGAAAGACCCTTTAGATGCAACCAGTGCAACATGAGTTTTATTCAGAAGTATCTTCTCCAGCGACATGAGAAAATCCACAGTGGTAAGTATCAAACGACAACTGCTCAAACCAGCAGACAGTCTGATGCAACCCGTGAGTCATTGTGTTTGCAGTAAACTGGAAGATAAACTAACCCAGAtctgtgctgtttttttgtggCAGGAGAGAAGCCATTCAGCTGTGACCAGTGCAACATGCGATTCATTCAGAAGTACCACATGGAGAGGCACAAGAGGACACATAGCGGAGAGAAGCCGTACAGATGTGAGACCTGCCAACAGGTAAATTAACTTAGTATGCCCTCCACCGTTGCTATTTATCTAAAGCAATACTTTacagcaaatgaaaaaactgtaaaacttaATACTGTATGTCATTACTTTAAAATTTCGTTTTGTTCTCTTCAGTATTTTTCTAGGACAGACCGACTGCTTAAGCACAAGCGAACCTGTGGAGAAGCCATAAAGAAGGGGCTGGATCCCGGGATGATGGACCTGGGTTGTGTTGACATGGGCCATGGCAGCTATGGAATCACTCAGGGAAATGTTGGGAGTACTGGCAGAAAGAGGGGGAAGTCTAAAAAttgtggagagggaggggagcgcAGAAAGAAGAAGGGGGATGCAGGAGGGGGCAGAGTACCACACATTCACGGTCCAGCGTCTGGAGGCTACAGCATCCATGATTACTCTATGGAGAATCAGACAGTATCTTCCTCTACTGAGCCGGGGCCCAGCATGCAGCAGAGCCACCATGGCCGAGCTCCAAAGATGGCGTTCAAGAGGGCCAATCGCAAGAGTCCGGCCAAAGTAAGCCCGTTGGAGCAGAGTGTGGGCATGGATGGACTTGGCCTCATGCAGGGTAATGGAGCCAAAGTTGGCACCAGCAGCAACTACGACGACGCCATGCAGTTTCTGAAGAAGAGACGCTACCTTCACGCAGCAAACAATGCAAACCCATCAGGGCCTGTGGTGACTGGAGTAACCAGCAGTGAGTACGACGTCGGCGTTGGTCACTTGTCTTCCCAGCCATCTGTAGTACAAGGCGTCATTTCCAGTGTAATGGACAGTGACTTGCCACTGAGTCTCGACAAGTCAGGGATCCCTGATGAGGTGCTGCAGAGCCTCCTTGACCACTACTCCCAGAAACATGATGGCTCGCACCACGACGTTCACTTTGACATCAGTGACCAGCACGTGGACCTTAACTCCGTCTCAGCTGACAGTCCTGACATCGGCCACAGCACAGACACCTCCAGCCCGTGTGGAGACAAGAACGTCATGATGCACGAGTACTCTCGCTTCCTGCTGCAGGCTTTGGAGCGCACCAGCCACACCACCAGCTTCCCTCTGGGCCCCGGGCCTTCCCCCTCAGGACCGTTCACCAATTCCCACCCAGGCAACCCCCTCTACGCTGACAAGAACATCTACACTACGTCCCCGCTGGAGTGTGGGTTTGGCCAGCCGGTGGCCTCGCCTTCGCTGCCCTCATCTGTGCCAAAATCTCACTTTGCGATGCTGACGGGCTCCTCGCCACAGCACAGCTTCCACCTGAGCGGCCTGGAGCCCCCACACCAGCAGCTCACCCCGTCTCAGGAGCTCACCGACCAGATGGAGAAGCAGCACTCCTccactcccccctcctcctacCAGATCAGCCCATCTGACCTGAGCAGCGAGAAAAACCACCCGCCAGTCAAGAATGGCACGGCAGTCTTCCCTCTGGCCCCCTCGCAGAATCTGGCCCCTCTGGATTCCTCAAAGCCTTCCTACCAGATTGAAAACTTTGCCCAGGCCTTTGGCTCCCAGTTCAAGTCAGATGGCCGCGGCTTGTCTTATGGCACTGACT is a window from the Hippoglossus hippoglossus isolate fHipHip1 chromosome 8, fHipHip1.pri, whole genome shotgun sequence genome containing:
- the znf281a gene encoding zinc finger protein 281, translated to MNIIQDKLGNEFLRSNGGMDSNFGPGMIMFSHLPPVTSFTRLAAHSVMQDLPPHEMILKKERDSPDCSMGTQGGSFGCAGVGDYVHSMGIKQEKMSEHDYRLPLYPGGHGKSTELLEVTVSNNQSLLVHDLNMGNLPSQLGKEPAGRKGRRSNGDGQEGKPRKKRSEAKQPMMLDGDGGSLSPGNKPHICEHCAASFRSSYHLRRHVLIHTGERPFRCNQCNMSFIQKYLLQRHEKIHSGEKPFSCDQCNMRFIQKYHMERHKRTHSGEKPYRCETCQQYFSRTDRLLKHKRTCGEAIKKGLDPGMMDLGCVDMGHGSYGITQGNVGSTGRKRGKSKNCGEGGERRKKKGDAGGGRVPHIHGPASGGYSIHDYSMENQTVSSSTEPGPSMQQSHHGRAPKMAFKRANRKSPAKVSPLEQSVGMDGLGLMQGNGAKVGTSSNYDDAMQFLKKRRYLHAANNANPSGPVVTGVTSSEYDVGVGHLSSQPSVVQGVISSVMDSDLPLSLDKSGIPDEVLQSLLDHYSQKHDGSHHDVHFDISDQHVDLNSVSADSPDIGHSTDTSSPCGDKNVMMHEYSRFLLQALERTSHTTSFPLGPGPSPSGPFTNSHPGNPLYADKNIYTTSPLECGFGQPVASPSLPSSVPKSHFAMLTGSSPQHSFHLSGLEPPHQQLTPSQELTDQMEKQHSSTPPSSYQISPSDLSSEKNHPPVKNGTAVFPLAPSQNLAPLDSSKPSYQIENFAQAFGSQFKSDGRGLSYGTDSGGEVDHRIRTPVSEFSGYTSLLSDVNEPVSTGSKTPTSQSYR